A genomic window from Pyricularia oryzae 70-15 chromosome 7, whole genome shotgun sequence includes:
- a CDS encoding acyl-CoA synthetase encodes MESMSTDLVAYHARANPKALAAVEIATARCWSYRQLHDDINKACAVLAAHGVQKGDRVAVLAANSVFVVILQQALMRQGAIIVPLNWRLSASEIGSLIEDCSPKLLFWDATLSLAWPDFEPHFPALCQRLPFQDFITKLDQSTLPTSPVQHQNASTATRLPNTTAAIVYTSGTSGRPKGVKITAHNLLATAINYAVLGEVEPTSVLLCDVPLFHLMGLAVCVWSTLLRGGTVAMSRRFDASATNERLSAAPAGLGGRMVTHYFCVPQMADALRSAPNFRPARWAALRALFTGGAPNPPARIRWWLDRGVRMVNGYGATEAGHFFGMPLAEDVLRQKAGSVGLAGPMTDVEIVDPETGAPVLPGEPGEIVASGMSVTAGYWGRADRDGGLEVVEHGAGVRWYRTGDIGRQDEDGFVYIVGRRKDIFITGGESVAPGEVETALMQHPLVAEAAVVGVPDPTWGEVGYAWLVLEQGVKERVSKEDLISHCEGLIGRYKIPKHFRCTESLPRTGSGKIMKHVLKKKLESEGFGREKEH; translated from the coding sequence ATGGAGTCCATGTCGACAGACCTAGTCGCCTACCACGCCAGGGCCAACCCCAAAGCCCTAGCCGCCGTTGAGATAGCGACGGCTCGCTGCTGGTCCTACCGTCAGCTTCACGATGATATCAACAAGGCATGTGCAGTTCTCGCTGCGCACGGTGTGCAGAAGGGTGATCGTGTTGCGGTGCTGGCGGCCAACAGCGTATTCGTCGTCATCCTGCAGCAAGCACTCATGCGGCAGGGTGCAATCATTGTTCCTCTGAACTGGAGACTTTCGGCCTCGGAAATCGGGTCCCTGATCGAGGACTGCTCGCCAAAACTCCTATTCTGGGACGCCACTCTGAGCTTGGCTTGGCCAGATTTCGAGCCCCATTTCCCAGCACTTTGCCAACGACTTCCCTTCCAAGATTTCATCACAAAACTGGACCAGTCGACGTTACCCACCTCCCCAGTACAGCACCAAAACGCATCCACCGCCACAAGACTGCCCAACACGACCGCCGCCATCGTCTACACGTCCGGCACGTCAGGGCGACCCAAGGGCGTCAAGATCACGGCGCACAACCTGCTCGCCACCGCCATCAACTACGCCGTGCTGGGCGAGGTGGAGCCCACGTCGGTGCTGCTGTGCGACGTGCCGCTCTTCCACCTCATGGGCCTGGCCGTCTGCGTGTGGAGCACGCTGCTCCGCGGCGGCACCGTCGCCATGTCGCGGCGCTTCGACGCCTCCGCCACCAACGAGCGCCTGTCCGCCGCCCCCGCCGGCCTGGGCGGCCGCATGGTCACGCACTACTTTTGCGTGCCGCAGATGGCCGACGCGCTGCGCAGCGCGCCCAACTTCCGGCCCGCGCGCTGGGCCGCGCTCCGCGCGCTCTTCACGGGCGGCGCGCCCAACCCCCCCGCCCGGATCCGCTGGTGGCTCGACCGCGGCGTCAGGATGGTGAACGGGTATGGCGCCACCGAGGCGGGGCATTTCTTCGGCATGCCGCTGGCCGAGGACGTGCTCCGCCAAAAGGCCGGCTCGGTCGGGCTGGCGGGCCCCATGACCGACGTCGAGATTGTGGATCCAGAGACCGGGGCGCCCGTCCTCCCCGGCGAGCCGGGGGAGATTGTCGCGTCTGGCATGAGCGTCACGGCTGGGTACTGGGGCCGCGCGGATCGAGATGGGGGGCTCGAGGTTGTGGAGCACGGGGCGGGGGTGCGCTGGTACCGCACGGGGGATATTGGCCGGCAGGATGAGGACGGCTTCGTCTACATCGTCGGCCGGCGCAAGGACATCTTCATCACCGGGGGCGAGAGCGTCGCGCCCGGCGAGGTGGAGACGGCGCTGATGCAGCACCCGCTGGTGGCCGAGGCTGCAGTCGTTGGCGTGCCCGACCCGACGTGGGGGGAAGTCGGGTACGCGTGGCTTGTGTTGGAGCAAGGTGTCAAAGAGCGTGTGTCGAAGGAGGATCTCATCTCTCACTGCGAAGGACTCATAGGGCGATACAAGATCCCGAAGCATTTTAGATGTACAGAGAGTCTGCCACGGACAGGGTCTGGAAAGATTATGAAGCACGTGTTGAAGAAGAAACTCGAGTCGGAGGGGTTTGGGAGGGAGAAAGAGCATTAG